The following coding sequences lie in one Vitis vinifera cultivar Pinot Noir 40024 chromosome 19, ASM3070453v1 genomic window:
- the LOC100251285 gene encoding LOW QUALITY PROTEIN: exopolygalacturonase (The sequence of the model RefSeq protein was modified relative to this genomic sequence to represent the inferred CDS: inserted 4 bases in 3 codons; substituted 1 base at 1 genomic stop codon) yields MRTLNLRFNFITNSMVKDITSRDSKQFQMNLLGCKNLTFYNVGISAPEVSINTDGIHIGRSSGFNITNSTVETGDDCVSIGDGSEQINIQSVTCGPGYGISVGSLGKCPNEEPVVGISVKNCTFTXQNGMRVKTWPTSHQGTASKMHFEDIXLNDVANPKIKDQEYCPHNQCNLKSPSRIKLSKXFRNIRGTTSTQVVVKLVCDQGVPCQDVELGDINLKYNENEGPAMSXCKNIKPNLLGKQLPRTCA; encoded by the exons ATGAGGACACTA AATCTGAGATTCAACTTCATCACCAATAGCATGGTCAAGGACATAACTTCAAGAGATAGCAAACAGTTTCAAATGAATCTTTTGGGGTGCAAGAATTTGACTTTCTACAACGTTGGAATTAGTGCACCAGAAGTGAGCATTAATACAGATGGAATTCACATTGGACGGTCCTCAGGGTTCAATATAACCAATTCAACTGTAGAGACCGGAGATGATTGTGTCTCAATTGGTGATGGCAGTGAGCAAATTAATATCCAAAGCGTAACCTGCGGACCCGGCTATGGCATCAGTGTGGGAAGTCTAGGAAAGTGCCCCAATGAAGAACCTGTGGTTGGCATTAGTGTCAAGAACTGTACCTTCA CCCAGAATGGCATGAGAGTGAAGACATGGCCTACGTCCCATCAAGGCACTGCTtctaaaatgcattttgaaGATA GTCTGAATGATGTTGCCAATCCCAAAATCAAAGATCAAGAGTACTGCCCCCATAACCAATGCAACTTGAAG AGTCCATCACGCATTAAGCTCAGTAA CTTCAGAAACATCCGGGGCACTACCTCAACTCAGGTTGTTGTCAAGCTTGTTTGTGATCAGGGAGTCCCATGCCAAGACGTGGAGCTTGGTGACATCAACTTGAAATACAACGAAAATGAAGGCCCAGCCATGTCATAATGCAAGAACATTAAACCAAATCTACTGGGCAAGCAACTGCCAAGGACTTGTGCCTAA